GAACAAGGTATGTTCTAGTGTACTACATTGCTGTGCTGATCAAATCGAATTTACGAATATGTTTAACTACTTCTAGAGTAACCAAACTCTTTACTAGGAAGGATGAAAGGCCAGAGATGTTTCTACCATCGTTGCGTAtgattttgttcatttttcgaATGTTTTACGCGTGGCCGGACGAGCATTTGGAGAAAAGTGCTCTCTGGTGGTACCGTGCAAAGGGTGTGCTGTTTCGTGTgtttttcatatatttttcaGCAGCCACACAGCTAGCTTACAACTTCACTGTGACTAGTCGTGAGGTGCGATGGGCAGATGTACTCAATTTTGGTAAAAAATCTATTTAAATTGAGTGGTCTTTCCGTACAGGAACTGTTTGCTGGAATGTTTGTGCTGCTCACTCAGCTTGTGATGATACTGAAGATGGAGTTTTTCTACAAAAACGTGTCCAAAATTCAACAGCTCATCCGTAGACTGAATGGCAAGCTCTACCAGTCGAAAAATGCGGAAGAAGACATGTAAGTTGCTGATATTGTTTGATGTCTGAATCATTTGCTATTCCTTCTTATGTAATCGATTGGCAGTCCACTGGCGAGTGCACGTAGGAAGTCAACTATATTCTGGGTCTTGTACTTCATGTTTTCCGATGGGTTGGTTACGGAGTGGTTAGTGATATCGCTGTTGCTCACTACTTTGATTGTACCGGTGTGGCCCGGAGTAGATCATACCACACCGTATTGGGTGGTTTTAATGGTTATTTTGTATCAGTATGTGGCAATCGCTCTCAACGCTTCGTTTAACATATCATGGGACTCACTGGTGGCAGCACTGTTGGCGTTAACTAACGCTCATCTGCATCGTCTGCAAATACAGCTATTAAAGGTGGTGTATTGGTGTAAAGAGTTAAGTTGATTCAACACTGATCTGTACCTGTGGTTTTTAGGTAGGACATCAGTGCCTGATTTTGCCGAAGGATGCTAATAAGCGTATGATTACGGTCTCTCCAATTGATAGTGATACTCAGAGCGTCCCAATGAAATCAGATGCAGATGTAGTGTACAATGAACTACTACAATGTATTATCTTTCATCAGGAAGTAACTGGGTAGATAGATAAAGGGATGAAGCCCTGGAATTGTTCTAAAACTCTTAGATGAACTCTCTATTTCTTGCAGATTTCTTCGCGAAGTGCTGACCCTGTTCAGTGGACCGATGCTTTCTCAGCTGTACTGTTCCGTGTTCATCCTGTGTATTACCGAGTTTCGTTTGCTTACGGACGTGAACACAATGGCCGACACGATGCAGGCGGTAATGTACTTGGTGTGCCTTGTCATACAAGTGGTACAATACTGTTACTTTGGCAATGAAATCAACTACATGGTAAGTAGTTGAATACTGCAGTTAGAGCTGTATTTGTAACCGTTATTGCAATTCAAGGCTCAAAAGGTGCATCAAGCGACCGCCTTTGTGAACTACCCGGATATGAACATCAAAACTAGAAAGCTTCTTATAGCTTTTCAACAGATGTAAGCTTTTAGAGCCGTATTCTACGTGTGATAACTCTTAATACGCTTTTCACAATTCCAGAACCGCTCGAGGAATAAAATGCAGTGCGAAGTACATTTTTACAATCGAACTGAGCATGCAGACCTTTGTGACGGTAAGGCAAAATGGTAGCCACAACAATTTAGGAACTCgttataaataatttttcttttcgcaAAGATAATCAAAACATCCTATTCGTATTTGGCGGTTTTGAGATCGATGACGGATTAGGTCGTTCTTTGGGAAGTGCGATGACATTTTAGATATTGACTTGAAAATTATATGGAACTTTACAACTTTCAGCGCAGATTGCTTGTAGTTTTAAGAATTTAGAAAGCTTTCCATTGGATGATGAATAATAAAACACGTCCCCACGTTGCTGTTAGTCTGCTTGCAGTCACTGCAAAGCATGTTACAAGAGATCTTTGcgtttatttaaaacaaaatatttcctTGACACTACAATTGCAACGAAAACTGAGTGAAAATCCCAGGCAAGAGCAAATGATTTAcgatgccgtatgtctacgtAAGCACTTACTGCTCCCTGCGATAATGAAGCACCAAAGTCTATCCGATTAGTCTTTCTCTTGCTCCTGATTTCACtcctcgcccccccccccttaatCGCCTCACCCCGGGGGCGGTGCAAAATGTCGTTGGTGCCGAGATAGTACGAGGTGTAGATTAACACGAAAGTCGTGCACTGTTCGGAGGTAGCTAGCATTCGGGAGagtaaaaatcaaattagatAAAGCAACTCGCAACCCCCTTGGGTGCAGTTGTCGCTGTCTTGCAGTCGAGCCAAGCCAAACGGTAGCAAGCAAACCCGGCGTACACCCCCGGCCTGCACACCATTATCAATGCCAGCGGCACCTTAAGTGGTTCCAGAGTGAAGATGGGTTCGAGCGAAACTGTGTTTTGATCCGATCGAGCAACTTCACAAAAGAGCCCGTTTCACGGATGCTGGCCGTATCACTTGCACAGAGGGCTGAAACGCAACAACACACTTCGCTGTGGCGCGGGATAATGGCACGAGCTGTATAGCGAAACAGTTGGCAGAAGTTAAGTTGTTGATTATCGCACCTCGCTCCGTTGGTTTGGGAGGTTCAGTGAC
This sequence is a window from Anopheles merus strain MAF chromosome 3R, AmerM5.1, whole genome shotgun sequence. Protein-coding genes within it:
- the LOC121595459 gene encoding odorant receptor Or1-like, with amino-acid sequence MVRLFFRRTRVTKLFTRKDERPEMFLPSLRMILFIFRMFYAWPDEHLEKSALWWYRAKGVLFRVFFIYFSAATQLAYNFTVTSREELFAGMFVLLTQLVMILKMEFFYKNVSKIQQLIRRLNGKLYQSKNAEEDIPLASARRKSTIFWVLYFMFSDGLVTEWLVISLLLTTLIVPVWPGVDHTTPYWVVLMVILYQYVAIALNASFNISWDSLVAALLALTNAHLHRLQIQLLKVGHQCLILPKDANKRMITVSPIDSDTQSVPMKSDADVVYNELLQCIIFHQEVTGFLREVLTLFSGPMLSQLYCSVFILCITEFRLLTDVNTMADTMQAVMYLVCLVIQVVQYCYFGNEINYMAQKVHQATAFVNYPDMNIKTRKLLIAFQQM